The Xenopus tropicalis strain Nigerian chromosome 7, UCB_Xtro_10.0, whole genome shotgun sequence genome includes a region encoding these proteins:
- the pcdh8l gene encoding protocadherin-8: MLLLLKAIPLLLLGLMASQSLCETVQYFIDEEEPSGTVIGVLSHHSIFNTTDIPAYNFRLMKQFNSSLIHIRDSDGQLSVGERVDREQICRQSLHCTLALDVVSFSKGQFKLINVKVEVRDINDHRPHFPNDVIHVEVSESTPVGTRIPIEIAVDEDVGSNAIQSFKITNNSHFSIEVQTKADGVKYADLVLMKELDRESQSTYTFEIMAMDGGEPALSGTAVVNVRVLDFNDNSPVFERGTVSVDLIEDAPVGYLLLDLNAADADEGVNGEVVYNFSPLVSQEVRRLFKINSRTGGVTLEDQVDFETKQIYEFEVQAHDLGANPLSASCKVIVHVIDVNDNAPVITITPLTSISEEFAYIAESAAKETIVALISTTDRDSGPNGQVHCTLHGHEHFMLKQVYEDSFMVVTTTTLDREKIAEYTLTIVAEDLGFPSLSTKKYYTVKVIDENDNAPVFSKPDYEVSVLENNSPGSYIATVIARDPDTDHNGKVTYRLVEAKVMGQSLSTFVALDADSGVLRAVRSLDYERIKQIDFEIEATDNGVPKLSNRAQIKLKIVDQNDNAPFITYPLLNNGSAEVLLPISAPQHYLVFQLKAIDADEGQNAQLSYTVMRDTQRLFAINRENGEVSLRKQVNPDQIKDLSIVVGVFDSGRPSLSTNATIRFILTDSMPSSVEVVILQPSSEDQHQIDLSIIFIAVLAGGCALLLVAILFVACTCKRKSNGFKQVPEKQGGYSSDHLLKNHPPEMGSSNASVSQSKSCQIPINAESEDCSMSSNSEQCGDQQTDPKHPESVPSYKTSGWQQDSCSGSISGNSHVEQYSTKDSGKGDSDFNDSDSDTSGEGQKKSSEQPIQTGTLYTQEVMSYHHVDNHFGHRRISGNQCPNYTLQKGYTVSYSVAPAHYNTYHTRQPNLLHLPHHRDPYYHVSQPNRMQSDYERNIAARIGTLSPQRLSRIRHQESYQNPQVPLQHYPTEIATAF; encoded by the exons ATGTTACTTCTTTTAAAAGCTATACCACTGCTGCTTTTGGGTCTGATGGCTTCACAGTCACTCTGCGAAACTGTTCAATACTTCATAGATGAAGAAGAACCCTCTGGCACTGTTATTGGAGTTTTGTCACACCATTCAATATTTAACACCACAGACATTCCTGCCTACAACTTCCGTCTGATGAAGCAGTTCAACAGTTCCCTTATTCATATCCGGGACAGCGATGGGCAGCTGAGCGTCGGTGAAAGGGTAGACCGAGAGCAGATCTGCAGGCAGTCTCTTCATTGTACTCTGGCTTTGGATGTGGTCAGTTTTTCCAAAGGACAATTCAAACTGATAAATGTGAAAGTAGAGGTAAGAGACATTAATGACCACAGACCTCACTTTCCCAATGATGTAATACATGTGGAGGTGTCTGAGAGCACCCCTGTGGGCACCAGGATACCTATAGAAATTGCTGTAGATGAAGATGTTGGCTCCAATGCCATCCAGAGCTTCAAAATCACAAACAACAGTCATTTCAGTATTGAAGTGCAAACCAAAGCAGATGGGGTTAAATATGCAGATTTGGTCTTAATGAAAGAGCTTGACAGGGAAAGTCAATCAACCTATACATTTGAAATAATGGCTATGGATGGGGGAGAACCAGCTCTGTCTGGCACTGCAGTGGTTAACGTGCGAGTCCTGGACTTCAATGATAACAGCCCTGTATTTGAGAGAGGCACTGTCTCTGTGGACCTTATAGAGGATGCCCCAGTCGGATATCTCTTACTGGACTTAAACGCTGCCGATGCTGATGAAGGTGTGAATGGAGAGGTGGTCTATAATTTCAGCCCTTTGGTATCTCAAGAGGTACGTCGCCTATTTAAAATCAACTCCAGAACTGGTGGTGTTACCTTGGAAGACCAGGTTGACTTTGAGACCAAGCAGATTTATGAGTTTGAAGTCCAGGCCCATGATTTAGGCGCAAACCCACTTAGTGCTAGCTGCAAAGTAATTGTGCATGTAATAGATGTAAATGATAATGCTCCAGTCATCACCATTACCCCACTTACTTCCATAAGTGAAGAATTTGCCTACATTGCAGAGTCCGCTGCCAAGGAGACTATTGTAGCTCTAATCAGTACTACAGACAGAGACTCTGGCCCAAATGGACAAGTTCATTGCACTCTCCATGGGCATGAGCACTTTATGCTGAAACAAGTATATGAGGATAGTTTTATGGTAGTTACCACTACTACTCTAGACAGGGAAAAGATAGCAGAATATACCCTAACAATAGTGGCTGAAGACCTAGGCTTCCCTTCACTAAGCACCAAAAAATACTACACAGTCAAGGTGATTGATGAAAATGACAATGCTCCTGTATTTTCGAAGCCAGATTATGAAGTGTCTGTTCTTGAAAATAATTCTCCAGGTTCTTATATTGCTACAGTCATAGCCAGGGACCCAGACACTGACCATAACGGTAAAGTAACTTACAGACTTGTGGAAGCAAAAGTAATGGGCCAATCACTTTCTACATTTGTTGCTCTTGATGCCGATTCTGGGGTGCTGCGTGCTGTAAGGTCTCTGGACTATGAAAGAATAAAACAAATAGATTTTGAGATAGAGGCAACAGACAATGGAGTTCCTAAACTCTCAAATCGTGCTCAAATTAAACTCAAAATAGTtgatcagaatgataatgctccTTTCATAACATATCCACTGCTGAATAATGGGTCAGCGGAGGTCCTGCTGCCAATCAGTGCCCCTCAGCATTATTTAGTTTTTCAACTCAAAGCTATAGATGCAGATGAAGGGCAGAATGCACAGCTCTCCTATACGGTAATGAGGGATACACAAAGACTATTTGCTATTAACAGAGAAAATGGAGAAGTATCCTTAAGAAAACAAGTGAACCCAGACCAGATCAAGGACCTGAGCATTGTAGTCGGAGTTTTTGATTCAGGAAGACCTTCCTTGTCCACCAATGCTACAATAAGGTTCATCCTCACAGACTCTATGCCTTCCAGCGTTGAGGTGGTCATTTTGCAACCATCGTCTGAAGATCAACACCAGATAGATCTGTCCATTATCTTCATTGCAGTTTTGGCTGGAGGTTGTGCATTGCTGCTTGTGGCCATCCTGTTTGTTGCATGTACTTGTAAAAGGAAAAGCAATGGATTTAAGCAGGTACCTGAGAAACAAGGGGGATACAGTAGTGACCATCTACTGAAGAACCACCCTCCTGAAATGGGATCATCCAACGCCTCTGTGTCTCAGTCCAAGTCATGCCAGATCCCAATCAATGCTGAATCTGAAGACTGCAGTATGTCCTCTAACTCAGAACAATGTGGAGACCAGCAAACAGATCCAAAG cACCCGGAGTCTGTCCCATCTTATAAGACATCTGGTTGGCAGCAGGACAGCTGTTCAGGAAGCATAAG TGGGAATTCTCATGTGGAACAGTACAGCACAAAGGACAGTGGCAAAGGAGACAGTGACTTCAATGATAGTGACTCAGATACCAGTGGAGAAGGGCAGAAAAAGAGCAGTGAGCAGCCAATACAGACTG GTACTCTATATacacaggaagtgatgtcatacCACCATGTAGATAACCATTTTGGTCACAGAAGAATCAGTGGTAATCAGTGTCCCAACTACACACTGCAAAAGGGTTACACAGTGTCTTATTCAGTAGCTCCTGCTCATTACAATACCTACCATACAAGACAACCTAACCTGTTGCACCTCCCTCACCACAGAGACCCATATTACCATGTCAGCCAACCTAACAGAATGCAGTCAGATTATGAAAGAAATATAGCAGCTAGAATTGGAACATTATCTCCACAAAGATTGTCTAGAATAAGGCACCAAGAATCCTATCAGAACCCACAGGTTCCTCTACAGCACTACCCCACAGAAATAGCTACAGCCTTTTAA